One window of the Trifolium pratense cultivar HEN17-A07 linkage group LG2, ARS_RC_1.1, whole genome shotgun sequence genome contains the following:
- the LOC123907218 gene encoding calmodulin-binding transcription activator 3-like isoform X1 has protein sequence MMAQTRNHIQNRNQQLELGEILGEAQHRWLRPAEICEILRNYRKFELTPNPPVRPPAGSLFLFDRKVLRYFRKDGHRWKKKKDGKTIREAHEKLKAGSVEVLHCYYARGEDNENFQRRIYWMLDEKLEHIVLVHYREIEEGCKSGISNLPAVPVTPVGSSQSSSVPSSAKISSPISVVQVSLTSSANEIDQHRASEYEDDKLQNCPQVSSHAQSTSNSMHHCAPQLSLEATGFSELLKNPFISSRTSLPCFSPSNDVPPWAFIQNSSRNGINMYDRELHVQGSSDGSEAYFTVAESNAMLDAICRTQDGVILRDRPITDVYMHPIITGTSQTVNQQVKKEHDLGSFHTPFSDHPVFAPQDGGAYKDELEHVEFAELKKLDSFGQWMDKEIGGDCDNSFMASDSGNYWNTLDADNKDKEVSRLRQMQLDVDSLGPSLSLEQLFSIHDFSPDWAYAGVRTKVLIVGTFLGSKKLSGETKWGCMFGEIEVSAEVLAENVIRCQTPLHSPGRVPFYVTCSNRLACSEVREFEYHDNPSKFIGPNGVKISPEDEVQLQIRLLRLVELEPDNKWFKCSVPECEKCKLMETMYSMRDDNGVFGETFKIDGSDHNNTRDVLFQRLIRDKLYGWLEFKVHEGGKGQHILDNEGQGVIHLAAALGYVWALGPLVAAGISPNYRDAHGKTGLHWASYFGREETVIALVKLGASPGAIEDPTSAFPRGQKAADLASSRGHKGIAGYLAEADLTTQLSMLTVNENDMHNIATTTAADSIFESADGDSSYLTMDEQHGLKESLAAFRKSAHAAALIQEAFRAKSFCQRQLTKSSDDISEEVLNVVSDSLNKVQKIGHFEDYLHFAALRIQKKYRGWKGRKDFLKTRNRIIKIQAHFRGHQVRKQYKKVIWSVSIVEKAILRWRRKGAGLRGFRVGQPVGIMAKDAENSDDEYDFLSIGRKQKSDDVKKALDRVKSMVRNPEARDQYMRLIMKYQNFKIDYGGTSQSQHVD, from the exons ATGATGGCTCAAACCAGAAATCACATTCAGAATCGGAACCAACAATTAG AGCTTGGTGAGATACTAGGTGAAGCGCAACATCGCTGGCTCCGACCTGCTGAAATATGTGAGATACTTCGCAATTACCGGAAGTTTGAGTTAACACCAAATCCACCTGTTAGGCCTCCTG ctgggtcactattcttgtttgatcgAAAAGTACTCCGTTACTTTCGCAAGGATGGTCACCggtggaagaagaaaaaagatggCAAGACTATAAGAGAAGCTCATGAAAAGCTGAAG GCTGGTAGCGTTGAGGTCTTGCATTGTTACTATGCTCGTGGCGAGGATAATGAAAACTTTCAAAGGAGAATTTATTGGATGCTTGATGA GAAGTTAGAGCACATTGTCCTAGTGCATTATCGGGAAATTGAAGAG GGCTGCAAGTCTGGCATCTCAAATTTGCCTGCAGTTCCAGTAACCCCGGTTGGTAGCTCTCAGAGTAGCTCAGTGCCTTCCTCTGCCAAAATAAGCTCACCAATATCTGTTGTTCAAGTATCTTTGACATCAAGTGCGAATGAAATTGATCAGCACAGAGCTTCTGAGTATGAGGATGACAAGTTACAGAATTGTCCTCAAGTCTCCTCTCATGCTCAATCTACCAGCAATTCCATGCATCATTGTGCACCTCAGCTTTCACTTGAAGCTACTG ggtTTTCTGAGTTATTGAAGAACCCCTTTATTTCATCACGGACATCTCTTCCTTGCTTTTCTCCTAGTAATGACGTGCCTCCCTGGGCATTCATTCAGAACTCTAGCAGAAATGGAATTAATATGTATGATAGAGAACTTCATGTTCAAGGATCAAGTGACGGCTCAGAAGCTTATTTTACTGTTGCAGAAAGTAATGCAATGTTAGATGCTATTTGCAGGACCCAAGATGGTGTAATTTTAAGAGATAGGCCCATCACTGACGTGTATATGCACCCTATTATTACAGGAACTTCACAGACTGTTAATCAG CAAGTGAAAAAGGAGCATGATCTAGGCTCATTTCATACCCCATTCAGTGATCATCCAGTTTTTGCTCCTCAAGACGGTGGTGCATACAAAGATGAGTTGGAACATGTTGAGTTTGCGGAATTGAAGAAGCTTGATAGTTTCGGACAGTGGATGGATAAGGAGATTGGTGGAGACTGTGATAATTCCTTTATGGCTTCAGATTCTGGCAATTATTGGAATACACTTGATGCTGATAACAAGGATAAGGAGGTGTCTAGGTTACGCCAGATGCAGTTGGATGTGGATTCATTAGGCCCTTCTCTTTCCCTAGAACAGCTATTTAGTATCCACGACTTTTCTCCAGATTGGGCATATGCTGGGGTTAGAACAAAG GTTTTAATAGTTGGCACATTTCTGGGGAGTAAAAAGCTTTCTGGTGAGACCAAATGGGGATGTATGTTCGGCGAAATTGAGGTTTCTGCTGAAGTTTTGGCAGAGAATGTCATACGCTGTCAGACTCCTTTGCATTCACCTGGTCGTGTTCCATTCTATGTTACATGCAGTAATCGGTTAGCCTGTAGTGAGGTCAGAGAATTTGAATATCATGACAATCCATCAAAATTTATAGGTCCCAATGGTGTTAAAATCTCACCAGAAGATGAGGTACAACTTCAAATTCGACTTCTTAGACTAGTAGAACTGGAACCTGACAACAAGTGGTTCAAGTGCTCTGTTCCCGAATGTGAAAAATGTAAACTTATGGAAACAATGTATTCCATGAGAGATGATAATGGAGTATTTGGAGAAACTTTCAAGATTGATGGAAGTGATCACAATAACACTAGAGATGTACTGTTTCAAAGATTAATCAGAGACAAGCTTTATGGCTGGTTGGAATTTAAGGTTCATGAAGGAGGAAAAGGACAACATATATTGGATAATGAAGGCCAAGGAGTCATACATTTGGCAGCTGCACTTGGATATGTATGGGCTCTGGGGCCATTAGTTGCCGCTGGTATCAGTCCTAACTACAGGGATGCTCATGGAAAAACAGGACTTCACTGGGCTTCATATTTTGGGAG AGAAGAAACGGTAATTGCGTTAGTCAAATTAGGAGCATCCCCAGGGGCCATTGAGGATCCAACATCAGCGTTTCCTCGAGGACAAAAAGCAGCCGATTTAGCTTCAAGTAGAGGACATAAAGGAATTGCTGGGTATTTGGCTGAAGCAGATCTAACAACTCAATTGTCTATGTTGACTGTCAATGAAAATGATATGCACAACATTGCCACAACTACAGCAGCTGACAGTATTTTTGAGTCTGCTGACGGTGACTCGTCATATCTGACTATGGATGAGCAGCACGGTCTGAAAGAGTCACTTGCTGCTTTCCGAAAATCAGCCCATGCAGCTGCTTTGATCCAAGAAGCCTTTAGGGCAAAATCATTTTGTCAAAGACAATTAACCAAGAGTAGTGATGATATCTCTGAAGAAGTACTTAATGTAGTCTCTGATTCTTTGAACAAGGTTCAGAAGATAGGCCACTTCGAGGATTATTTACATTTTGCAGCTTTAAGGATTCAAAAGAAATATCGTGGGTGGAAAGGAAGAAAAGATTTTTTGAAAACACGCAACCGCATAATAAAAATTCAG gCTCATTTTAGAGGACACCAAGTTCGCAAGCAGTACAAAAAAGTTATTTGGTCTGTTAGCATCGTAGAAAAGGCAATACTGCGTTGGAGGCGGAAAGGAGCTGGTCTGCGAGGGTTCCGGGTTGGGCAGCCGGTTGGTATCATGGCAAAAGATGCTGAGAATAGTGACGACGAGTATGACTTTCTTAGCATTGGACGGAAACAGAAATCAGATGATGTAAAGAAAGCTCTTGATAGAGTTAAGTCCATGGTTCGTAATCCAGAGGCAAGGGATCAATATATGAGGCTAATCATGAAATATCAGAATTTTAAG ATTGATTATGGCGGAACCAGTCAATCACAGCATGTTGACTAG
- the LOC123907218 gene encoding calmodulin-binding transcription activator 2-like isoform X2, which produces MMAQTRNHIQNRNQQLELGEILGEAQHRWLRPAEICEILRNYRKFELTPNPPVRPPAGSLFLFDRKVLRYFRKDGHRWKKKKDGKTIREAHEKLKAGSVEVLHCYYARGEDNENFQRRIYWMLDEKLEHIVLVHYREIEEGCKSGISNLPAVPVTPVGSSQSSSVPSSAKISSPISVVQVSLTSSANEIDQHRASEYEDDKLQNCPQVSSHAQSTSNSMHHCAPQLSLEATGFSELLKNPFISSRTSLPCFSPSNDVPPWAFIQNSSRNGINMTQDGVILRDRPITDVYMHPIITGTSQTVNQQVKKEHDLGSFHTPFSDHPVFAPQDGGAYKDELEHVEFAELKKLDSFGQWMDKEIGGDCDNSFMASDSGNYWNTLDADNKDKEVSRLRQMQLDVDSLGPSLSLEQLFSIHDFSPDWAYAGVRTKVLIVGTFLGSKKLSGETKWGCMFGEIEVSAEVLAENVIRCQTPLHSPGRVPFYVTCSNRLACSEVREFEYHDNPSKFIGPNGVKISPEDEVQLQIRLLRLVELEPDNKWFKCSVPECEKCKLMETMYSMRDDNGVFGETFKIDGSDHNNTRDVLFQRLIRDKLYGWLEFKVHEGGKGQHILDNEGQGVIHLAAALGYVWALGPLVAAGISPNYRDAHGKTGLHWASYFGREETVIALVKLGASPGAIEDPTSAFPRGQKAADLASSRGHKGIAGYLAEADLTTQLSMLTVNENDMHNIATTTAADSIFESADGDSSYLTMDEQHGLKESLAAFRKSAHAAALIQEAFRAKSFCQRQLTKSSDDISEEVLNVVSDSLNKVQKIGHFEDYLHFAALRIQKKYRGWKGRKDFLKTRNRIIKIQAHFRGHQVRKQYKKVIWSVSIVEKAILRWRRKGAGLRGFRVGQPVGIMAKDAENSDDEYDFLSIGRKQKSDDVKKALDRVKSMVRNPEARDQYMRLIMKYQNFKIDYGGTSQSQHVD; this is translated from the exons ATGATGGCTCAAACCAGAAATCACATTCAGAATCGGAACCAACAATTAG AGCTTGGTGAGATACTAGGTGAAGCGCAACATCGCTGGCTCCGACCTGCTGAAATATGTGAGATACTTCGCAATTACCGGAAGTTTGAGTTAACACCAAATCCACCTGTTAGGCCTCCTG ctgggtcactattcttgtttgatcgAAAAGTACTCCGTTACTTTCGCAAGGATGGTCACCggtggaagaagaaaaaagatggCAAGACTATAAGAGAAGCTCATGAAAAGCTGAAG GCTGGTAGCGTTGAGGTCTTGCATTGTTACTATGCTCGTGGCGAGGATAATGAAAACTTTCAAAGGAGAATTTATTGGATGCTTGATGA GAAGTTAGAGCACATTGTCCTAGTGCATTATCGGGAAATTGAAGAG GGCTGCAAGTCTGGCATCTCAAATTTGCCTGCAGTTCCAGTAACCCCGGTTGGTAGCTCTCAGAGTAGCTCAGTGCCTTCCTCTGCCAAAATAAGCTCACCAATATCTGTTGTTCAAGTATCTTTGACATCAAGTGCGAATGAAATTGATCAGCACAGAGCTTCTGAGTATGAGGATGACAAGTTACAGAATTGTCCTCAAGTCTCCTCTCATGCTCAATCTACCAGCAATTCCATGCATCATTGTGCACCTCAGCTTTCACTTGAAGCTACTG ggtTTTCTGAGTTATTGAAGAACCCCTTTATTTCATCACGGACATCTCTTCCTTGCTTTTCTCCTAGTAATGACGTGCCTCCCTGGGCATTCATTCAGAACTCTAGCAGAAATGGAATTAATAT GACCCAAGATGGTGTAATTTTAAGAGATAGGCCCATCACTGACGTGTATATGCACCCTATTATTACAGGAACTTCACAGACTGTTAATCAG CAAGTGAAAAAGGAGCATGATCTAGGCTCATTTCATACCCCATTCAGTGATCATCCAGTTTTTGCTCCTCAAGACGGTGGTGCATACAAAGATGAGTTGGAACATGTTGAGTTTGCGGAATTGAAGAAGCTTGATAGTTTCGGACAGTGGATGGATAAGGAGATTGGTGGAGACTGTGATAATTCCTTTATGGCTTCAGATTCTGGCAATTATTGGAATACACTTGATGCTGATAACAAGGATAAGGAGGTGTCTAGGTTACGCCAGATGCAGTTGGATGTGGATTCATTAGGCCCTTCTCTTTCCCTAGAACAGCTATTTAGTATCCACGACTTTTCTCCAGATTGGGCATATGCTGGGGTTAGAACAAAG GTTTTAATAGTTGGCACATTTCTGGGGAGTAAAAAGCTTTCTGGTGAGACCAAATGGGGATGTATGTTCGGCGAAATTGAGGTTTCTGCTGAAGTTTTGGCAGAGAATGTCATACGCTGTCAGACTCCTTTGCATTCACCTGGTCGTGTTCCATTCTATGTTACATGCAGTAATCGGTTAGCCTGTAGTGAGGTCAGAGAATTTGAATATCATGACAATCCATCAAAATTTATAGGTCCCAATGGTGTTAAAATCTCACCAGAAGATGAGGTACAACTTCAAATTCGACTTCTTAGACTAGTAGAACTGGAACCTGACAACAAGTGGTTCAAGTGCTCTGTTCCCGAATGTGAAAAATGTAAACTTATGGAAACAATGTATTCCATGAGAGATGATAATGGAGTATTTGGAGAAACTTTCAAGATTGATGGAAGTGATCACAATAACACTAGAGATGTACTGTTTCAAAGATTAATCAGAGACAAGCTTTATGGCTGGTTGGAATTTAAGGTTCATGAAGGAGGAAAAGGACAACATATATTGGATAATGAAGGCCAAGGAGTCATACATTTGGCAGCTGCACTTGGATATGTATGGGCTCTGGGGCCATTAGTTGCCGCTGGTATCAGTCCTAACTACAGGGATGCTCATGGAAAAACAGGACTTCACTGGGCTTCATATTTTGGGAG AGAAGAAACGGTAATTGCGTTAGTCAAATTAGGAGCATCCCCAGGGGCCATTGAGGATCCAACATCAGCGTTTCCTCGAGGACAAAAAGCAGCCGATTTAGCTTCAAGTAGAGGACATAAAGGAATTGCTGGGTATTTGGCTGAAGCAGATCTAACAACTCAATTGTCTATGTTGACTGTCAATGAAAATGATATGCACAACATTGCCACAACTACAGCAGCTGACAGTATTTTTGAGTCTGCTGACGGTGACTCGTCATATCTGACTATGGATGAGCAGCACGGTCTGAAAGAGTCACTTGCTGCTTTCCGAAAATCAGCCCATGCAGCTGCTTTGATCCAAGAAGCCTTTAGGGCAAAATCATTTTGTCAAAGACAATTAACCAAGAGTAGTGATGATATCTCTGAAGAAGTACTTAATGTAGTCTCTGATTCTTTGAACAAGGTTCAGAAGATAGGCCACTTCGAGGATTATTTACATTTTGCAGCTTTAAGGATTCAAAAGAAATATCGTGGGTGGAAAGGAAGAAAAGATTTTTTGAAAACACGCAACCGCATAATAAAAATTCAG gCTCATTTTAGAGGACACCAAGTTCGCAAGCAGTACAAAAAAGTTATTTGGTCTGTTAGCATCGTAGAAAAGGCAATACTGCGTTGGAGGCGGAAAGGAGCTGGTCTGCGAGGGTTCCGGGTTGGGCAGCCGGTTGGTATCATGGCAAAAGATGCTGAGAATAGTGACGACGAGTATGACTTTCTTAGCATTGGACGGAAACAGAAATCAGATGATGTAAAGAAAGCTCTTGATAGAGTTAAGTCCATGGTTCGTAATCCAGAGGCAAGGGATCAATATATGAGGCTAATCATGAAATATCAGAATTTTAAG ATTGATTATGGCGGAACCAGTCAATCACAGCATGTTGACTAG
- the LOC123907218 gene encoding calmodulin-binding transcription activator 3-like isoform X3, with protein MMAQTRNHIQNRNQQLAGSLFLFDRKVLRYFRKDGHRWKKKKDGKTIREAHEKLKAGSVEVLHCYYARGEDNENFQRRIYWMLDEKLEHIVLVHYREIEEGCKSGISNLPAVPVTPVGSSQSSSVPSSAKISSPISVVQVSLTSSANEIDQHRASEYEDDKLQNCPQVSSHAQSTSNSMHHCAPQLSLEATGFSELLKNPFISSRTSLPCFSPSNDVPPWAFIQNSSRNGINMYDRELHVQGSSDGSEAYFTVAESNAMLDAICRTQDGVILRDRPITDVYMHPIITGTSQTVNQQVKKEHDLGSFHTPFSDHPVFAPQDGGAYKDELEHVEFAELKKLDSFGQWMDKEIGGDCDNSFMASDSGNYWNTLDADNKDKEVSRLRQMQLDVDSLGPSLSLEQLFSIHDFSPDWAYAGVRTKVLIVGTFLGSKKLSGETKWGCMFGEIEVSAEVLAENVIRCQTPLHSPGRVPFYVTCSNRLACSEVREFEYHDNPSKFIGPNGVKISPEDEVQLQIRLLRLVELEPDNKWFKCSVPECEKCKLMETMYSMRDDNGVFGETFKIDGSDHNNTRDVLFQRLIRDKLYGWLEFKVHEGGKGQHILDNEGQGVIHLAAALGYVWALGPLVAAGISPNYRDAHGKTGLHWASYFGREETVIALVKLGASPGAIEDPTSAFPRGQKAADLASSRGHKGIAGYLAEADLTTQLSMLTVNENDMHNIATTTAADSIFESADGDSSYLTMDEQHGLKESLAAFRKSAHAAALIQEAFRAKSFCQRQLTKSSDDISEEVLNVVSDSLNKVQKIGHFEDYLHFAALRIQKKYRGWKGRKDFLKTRNRIIKIQAHFRGHQVRKQYKKVIWSVSIVEKAILRWRRKGAGLRGFRVGQPVGIMAKDAENSDDEYDFLSIGRKQKSDDVKKALDRVKSMVRNPEARDQYMRLIMKYQNFKIDYGGTSQSQHVD; from the exons ATGATGGCTCAAACCAGAAATCACATTCAGAATCGGAACCAACAATTAG ctgggtcactattcttgtttgatcgAAAAGTACTCCGTTACTTTCGCAAGGATGGTCACCggtggaagaagaaaaaagatggCAAGACTATAAGAGAAGCTCATGAAAAGCTGAAG GCTGGTAGCGTTGAGGTCTTGCATTGTTACTATGCTCGTGGCGAGGATAATGAAAACTTTCAAAGGAGAATTTATTGGATGCTTGATGA GAAGTTAGAGCACATTGTCCTAGTGCATTATCGGGAAATTGAAGAG GGCTGCAAGTCTGGCATCTCAAATTTGCCTGCAGTTCCAGTAACCCCGGTTGGTAGCTCTCAGAGTAGCTCAGTGCCTTCCTCTGCCAAAATAAGCTCACCAATATCTGTTGTTCAAGTATCTTTGACATCAAGTGCGAATGAAATTGATCAGCACAGAGCTTCTGAGTATGAGGATGACAAGTTACAGAATTGTCCTCAAGTCTCCTCTCATGCTCAATCTACCAGCAATTCCATGCATCATTGTGCACCTCAGCTTTCACTTGAAGCTACTG ggtTTTCTGAGTTATTGAAGAACCCCTTTATTTCATCACGGACATCTCTTCCTTGCTTTTCTCCTAGTAATGACGTGCCTCCCTGGGCATTCATTCAGAACTCTAGCAGAAATGGAATTAATATGTATGATAGAGAACTTCATGTTCAAGGATCAAGTGACGGCTCAGAAGCTTATTTTACTGTTGCAGAAAGTAATGCAATGTTAGATGCTATTTGCAGGACCCAAGATGGTGTAATTTTAAGAGATAGGCCCATCACTGACGTGTATATGCACCCTATTATTACAGGAACTTCACAGACTGTTAATCAG CAAGTGAAAAAGGAGCATGATCTAGGCTCATTTCATACCCCATTCAGTGATCATCCAGTTTTTGCTCCTCAAGACGGTGGTGCATACAAAGATGAGTTGGAACATGTTGAGTTTGCGGAATTGAAGAAGCTTGATAGTTTCGGACAGTGGATGGATAAGGAGATTGGTGGAGACTGTGATAATTCCTTTATGGCTTCAGATTCTGGCAATTATTGGAATACACTTGATGCTGATAACAAGGATAAGGAGGTGTCTAGGTTACGCCAGATGCAGTTGGATGTGGATTCATTAGGCCCTTCTCTTTCCCTAGAACAGCTATTTAGTATCCACGACTTTTCTCCAGATTGGGCATATGCTGGGGTTAGAACAAAG GTTTTAATAGTTGGCACATTTCTGGGGAGTAAAAAGCTTTCTGGTGAGACCAAATGGGGATGTATGTTCGGCGAAATTGAGGTTTCTGCTGAAGTTTTGGCAGAGAATGTCATACGCTGTCAGACTCCTTTGCATTCACCTGGTCGTGTTCCATTCTATGTTACATGCAGTAATCGGTTAGCCTGTAGTGAGGTCAGAGAATTTGAATATCATGACAATCCATCAAAATTTATAGGTCCCAATGGTGTTAAAATCTCACCAGAAGATGAGGTACAACTTCAAATTCGACTTCTTAGACTAGTAGAACTGGAACCTGACAACAAGTGGTTCAAGTGCTCTGTTCCCGAATGTGAAAAATGTAAACTTATGGAAACAATGTATTCCATGAGAGATGATAATGGAGTATTTGGAGAAACTTTCAAGATTGATGGAAGTGATCACAATAACACTAGAGATGTACTGTTTCAAAGATTAATCAGAGACAAGCTTTATGGCTGGTTGGAATTTAAGGTTCATGAAGGAGGAAAAGGACAACATATATTGGATAATGAAGGCCAAGGAGTCATACATTTGGCAGCTGCACTTGGATATGTATGGGCTCTGGGGCCATTAGTTGCCGCTGGTATCAGTCCTAACTACAGGGATGCTCATGGAAAAACAGGACTTCACTGGGCTTCATATTTTGGGAG AGAAGAAACGGTAATTGCGTTAGTCAAATTAGGAGCATCCCCAGGGGCCATTGAGGATCCAACATCAGCGTTTCCTCGAGGACAAAAAGCAGCCGATTTAGCTTCAAGTAGAGGACATAAAGGAATTGCTGGGTATTTGGCTGAAGCAGATCTAACAACTCAATTGTCTATGTTGACTGTCAATGAAAATGATATGCACAACATTGCCACAACTACAGCAGCTGACAGTATTTTTGAGTCTGCTGACGGTGACTCGTCATATCTGACTATGGATGAGCAGCACGGTCTGAAAGAGTCACTTGCTGCTTTCCGAAAATCAGCCCATGCAGCTGCTTTGATCCAAGAAGCCTTTAGGGCAAAATCATTTTGTCAAAGACAATTAACCAAGAGTAGTGATGATATCTCTGAAGAAGTACTTAATGTAGTCTCTGATTCTTTGAACAAGGTTCAGAAGATAGGCCACTTCGAGGATTATTTACATTTTGCAGCTTTAAGGATTCAAAAGAAATATCGTGGGTGGAAAGGAAGAAAAGATTTTTTGAAAACACGCAACCGCATAATAAAAATTCAG gCTCATTTTAGAGGACACCAAGTTCGCAAGCAGTACAAAAAAGTTATTTGGTCTGTTAGCATCGTAGAAAAGGCAATACTGCGTTGGAGGCGGAAAGGAGCTGGTCTGCGAGGGTTCCGGGTTGGGCAGCCGGTTGGTATCATGGCAAAAGATGCTGAGAATAGTGACGACGAGTATGACTTTCTTAGCATTGGACGGAAACAGAAATCAGATGATGTAAAGAAAGCTCTTGATAGAGTTAAGTCCATGGTTCGTAATCCAGAGGCAAGGGATCAATATATGAGGCTAATCATGAAATATCAGAATTTTAAG ATTGATTATGGCGGAACCAGTCAATCACAGCATGTTGACTAG